A genomic window from Nitrospirota bacterium includes:
- the ppdK gene encoding pyruvate, phosphate dikinase: MARTARKWVYNFGDGRADGKAGMKDLLGGKGAGLAEMTNLKIPVPPGFTITTEACIEYFNSKKAFPKGMWEQTLAGMKKVEHSMRLGFGDPQHPLLVSVRSGAKASMPGMMDTVLNLGLNERTLHGLIKKTGNARFGYDAYRRFITMFGAIVLGVKREKFERLLEDAKDERRVRHDTDLDEHALKTLVTDYQRLVKAETGKPFPEDPMEQLTLAIKAVFDSWYGARAVTYRKLNNIPESWGTAVNVVAMVFGNMGETSGTGVAFTRDPSTGERKFFGECLLNAQGEDVVAGIRTPMPIASLKDTIPGAYRELLRVYKTLEHHYRDMLDLEFTIQEGKLYMLQTRVGKRTAAAAIRIATEMTKERLIDRETAILRVDPEQLDQLLHPTIDPNAKVTVVSRGLPASPGAAVGKVVFTAEDAERMAAKDEKVILVRTETSPEDIGGMNAAQGILTARGGMTSHAAVVARGMGKCCVVGCSAVQINEAGDAFSVNSHVVHRGDWITLNGSTGDVILGEAPLIQPKLGKDFSVLMGWVDQVRRLRVRANADTPQDAKVARGFGAEGIGLCRTEHMFFEGDRIRAVREMILAEEVEGRQSGLDKLLPMQKSDFLGIFKEMAGLPVTIRLLDPPLHEFLPQTEEELTELATDMGVSVEALRAKNKSLHEFNPMLGWRGCRLGMTYPEIYEMQVRAIFEAACELAKQKVKVIPEVMIPLVAHVKELARMKELLIRVAEETMKRYGKKVAYTIGTMIELPRAALVADEIAKEAEFFSFGTNDLTQTTFGLSRDDAGKFLPFYVEQGILPRDPFVAIDQDGVGALMRMGAEKGRSVRPKLKVGICGEHGGEPSSVEFCHRIGFDYVSCSPYRVPIARLAAAQAALKDSKKKRAVSDTR; this comes from the coding sequence ATGGCACGAACGGCCCGTAAATGGGTGTACAACTTCGGGGACGGTCGCGCGGACGGCAAGGCCGGGATGAAAGACCTGCTCGGCGGCAAGGGCGCGGGCCTGGCGGAGATGACCAACCTCAAGATCCCGGTGCCGCCCGGTTTCACGATTACGACCGAAGCCTGCATCGAGTACTTCAACTCTAAGAAAGCGTTCCCCAAGGGGATGTGGGAGCAGACCCTGGCGGGCATGAAGAAGGTCGAGCACTCGATGCGGCTCGGATTCGGCGATCCCCAACACCCGCTGCTGGTCTCGGTTCGCTCCGGCGCCAAAGCCTCCATGCCCGGCATGATGGACACGGTGCTGAACCTGGGATTGAACGAGCGCACCCTGCACGGACTGATCAAGAAAACGGGGAATGCGCGGTTCGGATACGACGCGTACCGGCGGTTCATCACCATGTTCGGGGCGATCGTGCTGGGCGTGAAACGGGAGAAGTTCGAGCGGTTGCTGGAAGACGCCAAGGACGAACGCCGCGTGCGGCACGACACCGATCTGGACGAACACGCGCTCAAGACGCTCGTGACCGACTACCAGCGCTTGGTGAAGGCGGAGACCGGTAAGCCGTTCCCCGAAGATCCGATGGAGCAGCTCACGCTCGCGATCAAGGCGGTGTTCGACTCCTGGTACGGCGCGCGCGCCGTCACCTATCGCAAACTCAACAACATCCCCGAGTCCTGGGGCACCGCGGTGAACGTGGTGGCGATGGTGTTCGGGAACATGGGGGAGACCAGCGGGACCGGCGTGGCGTTCACGCGCGACCCCTCCACCGGCGAACGCAAGTTTTTCGGCGAATGCCTGCTCAACGCGCAGGGTGAAGACGTGGTGGCCGGCATCCGCACGCCCATGCCGATCGCATCGCTCAAAGACACCATCCCGGGCGCGTATCGCGAATTGCTCCGGGTCTACAAGACCCTCGAACACCACTACCGCGACATGCTGGATCTGGAGTTCACGATCCAGGAAGGCAAGCTCTACATGCTGCAGACGCGCGTGGGCAAACGCACTGCGGCCGCGGCGATCCGCATCGCTACCGAGATGACCAAGGAGCGACTGATCGACCGCGAGACCGCGATCCTACGGGTAGACCCCGAACAGCTCGACCAACTCCTGCACCCCACCATCGACCCGAACGCCAAGGTTACCGTCGTGTCCCGGGGGCTGCCCGCGTCGCCGGGGGCCGCGGTCGGCAAAGTCGTGTTCACCGCCGAGGACGCGGAGCGGATGGCGGCCAAAGACGAAAAGGTCATCCTGGTGCGCACCGAAACCTCGCCCGAGGACATCGGTGGCATGAACGCGGCGCAGGGAATCCTGACCGCGCGGGGCGGCATGACCTCGCACGCCGCGGTGGTGGCGCGCGGCATGGGCAAGTGCTGCGTGGTCGGGTGCAGCGCGGTGCAGATCAACGAAGCCGGGGACGCGTTTTCGGTCAACAGCCACGTGGTGCACCGCGGAGACTGGATCACGCTGAACGGATCCACCGGCGACGTGATCCTGGGTGAAGCGCCTTTGATCCAACCGAAACTCGGGAAAGACTTCAGCGTCTTAATGGGCTGGGTGGATCAGGTCCGCCGCCTGCGCGTGCGCGCCAACGCCGACACCCCGCAAGACGCCAAAGTCGCACGCGGCTTCGGCGCCGAGGGCATCGGGCTCTGCCGCACTGAACACATGTTCTTCGAAGGCGACCGCATCCGCGCGGTGCGAGAAATGATCCTTGCGGAGGAGGTGGAAGGGCGGCAAAGCGGCCTGGACAAACTGCTGCCCATGCAGAAGAGCGATTTCCTGGGCATCTTCAAAGAAATGGCGGGCCTGCCGGTCACGATCCGCCTGCTGGATCCGCCGTTGCACGAGTTCCTGCCCCAGACCGAAGAAGAATTGACCGAACTGGCGACCGACATGGGCGTGTCGGTCGAAGCGCTGCGCGCCAAGAACAAGAGTCTGCACGAATTCAACCCGATGCTGGGGTGGCGCGGCTGCCGCCTGGGCATGACCTACCCCGAAATCTACGAGATGCAGGTGCGGGCGATCTTCGAGGCGGCCTGCGAACTGGCCAAGCAGAAAGTTAAAGTGATTCCTGAAGTCATGATCCCGTTGGTCGCGCACGTAAAGGAATTGGCGCGCATGAAGGAATTATTGATCCGCGTCGCCGAAGAGACCATGAAACGCTACGGCAAAAAAGTCGCCTACACCATCGGCACCATGATCGAACTGCCGCGCGCCGCGCTGGTGGCCGATGAAATCGCCAAAGAAGCCGAGTTCTTCTCCTTCGGCACCAACGACCTCACCCAAACCACCTTCGGCCTCTCCCGCGACGACGCCGGAAAATTCCTGCCCTTCTACGTCGAACAAGGCATCCTACCCCGCGACCCCTTCGTGGCCATCGACCAGGACGGCGTGGGCGCCCTCATGCGCATGGGCGCAGAAAAAGGCCGCTCAGTGCGGCCCAAGTTGAAGGTCGGCATCTGCGGCGAACACGGCGGCGAGCCCTCGTCCGTGGAGTTCTGCCACCGCATTGGCTTCGACTACGTGAGCTGCTCCCCGTACCGCGTCCCCATCGCGCGGCTCGCCGCCGCGCAGGCGGCGCTGAAGGACAGCAAGAAGAAGCGGGCGGTGTCGGATACGCGGTAA